GTCCGCGAGAGCTTCTGGAAGGAAGAGCCACACTTCAGGGAAGTGTTGCGGACCGTCGACGCCGACGAGGTCTATCTCGTGCCGCTCTTCATCAGTGAGGGGTACTTCACCGAGCAGGTGATCCCCCGCGAGTTCCGCCTCGACGAGTGGGACCCGGCGCTGTGGGACTCGGACGGCACCAGCGCCGACACGGCGACGCTGACGGCCGAAGACACCGGGCAGACGATCCACTACTGTGGTCCCGCCGGGACCCACGACGCGATGAGCGACGTGATCGTTCAGCGAGCCCAGTCGGTCACCGGCGACCCGGATGTCGGCGACGGCTTCGGGCTCGCGGTCGTCGGTCACGGCACGGAGCGCAACGAGAACTCCGCGAAGGCCATCGAGTACCACGCCGACCGCATCGGGGAGCGCGACCGCTTCGACGAGGTGCAGGCGCTGTTCATGGACGAGGACCCCGAGATCGACGACGTGACGGAGTACTTCGAGAGCGACGACATCGTCGTCGTCCCGCTGTTCGTCGCCGACGGCTACCACACCGAGGAAGACATCCCCGAGGACATGGGGCTGACCGACGACTACCGGACCGGCTACGACGTGCCCACGACGGTCGACGGCCACGACATCTGGTACTCCGGTGCCGTCGGGACCGAGCCCCTGATGGCCGACGTGTTGCTTGAACGGGCCGCCGACGCGGGCGCGGACGTAGGCGACGCGATCCAGCGGGTGAAATCCGAGACCGGTGGGGCAGAGGCCAGCGGCGACTGATCCCCGAGTACTGAGGGCGAGACGCCCCACTGAACCGCCCCACTTTTCTCGACAGAATCCTTCCGGTCGACCATGCAGGGTGCCCACTTGGACGCACTGGTGACGACGGCAGCCGACGGCATCGCGTTCGACGGACTCGTCGTGGAACCGGACGACGGCGGCTACGTCGTCGCGGTCGACGGCGACAGTCACACGGTCGAGACCGACGAGGACCTCCGTCGCGTCGCAACAGAGTACCCTGCGTACGTCTCGAACTGGCACTTCTGGCACGCGAGCGCCCCACAGAAAGAAGACCGATGGGCGTTCCTCCGGTGGATCGAGGGGGCCGAAGAACGCACGGTGCCAGAACGCTACGACGCGCTCGCAGACGGGGTGACCGAGACCTGGGGACAACTGCAGATCACGGCCCGTGTCGACGACGGCAGTCGGCGCTACGACATCCGTCACGTCGACGACGCGGCCACGGACGCGACGCTCGAACGCTACGACGACCCGCTCGACGCGCGAACGCTCGTCAAACACGACGACGACGGCAAGTACCGTCCGCTGAAGACGGCTCCGACACTGCAGACCGGCTGGCAGTTCGTCGACCTCGATCCGGCCAATCTGGTCCAGACCGTCGAGTTCGTCTACCCCGCGACGGTGGCCAACTGGCACCGCGAGCGGACGGGCGACCTCGACGTCAACCACTGGCGCGAGACGATGGAGCGCCAGAGCGGGATCTACGGCGTGGTCCAAACCTGGGACCGCGGCGAAGGGTACGAACACGTCAACTGGGTCGCCGAGGCCTGCTGTGACGACTCGCAGTGTCTGAAGCGTCGGGAGTGGGAGTACGACGACGAGACCGAACTCGACGTCGACGGCGGTGACGGCGAGTTCCCGTGTCGCGAACCGTGCTCGCTGGTGATTTCTGCCGCGCGCCGCTGGACGAAGCTAGAAGGCGAACAGTCCCAGACCTACGAGTTCGAGCTCACCCCGAGCGAGAAAGAACAGGTCGAGCGGATCGTCGAGGCGGTGGCCGACGGCGAGACTGAAGCGATCAGAGAAGCCGACGTGTACGACGGAGCCAATCGCTACCGGACGCGGTTCCTGCGGGCGAAGCTGTTCGACGACGAGGGGAACCTCTGTGGCGTCGAAACCGACGCGGAGTGATCGTCACCCGCCGACTGCGAGCGCGGTCGCGACGGCGACGGCCGCGAGGACGACGAACGCCCCGAGCCAGGCGGCCGTCCCACCGACCCAGGCTGCGACCGCCAGCGCCAGCGCGACGGCGACGAGCCCGAGAGCCAGCAGCGGCCACGGAACCGCGTTCACGCCGGTCGTGTCGTCGCGCCCGTCCGACCGGGGCTGGGGCTTGGACAGCGACTCGTCGACCTGGACCGGCTCCTCGGTCTCGATGGGCTCGTCGATGTCGACATCGACGTAGCGAGTCTCGGCCCCGTAGCTGGTAGCGATCTTGAGCTTGCCGAACGTCGAGCCGTGGCTGTGGACGGTGACCCGAACCCGCCGCTCGGACTCGCGCTCGACGTGGTGGTTCGGCGCTTCGATCGAGGCCAGTTCCGAGAGGGCGTCGTCTAAGTGCAGGTGAACGTGGGTCGGCTCGCCGTGGTTGATCAACAGGATCTCGAAGGAGTCGTCGGTCTCGAAGCGGTCGGCGACTTCGAGCGAGTGCAACGACGCCCTGTTGACGTGCACGGGTAACGTATCAGGCACGCCAGAGAGTGGGCGACGCCGGCAGAAAAAGGTTCATGTCGTGACAGCCATCAGGCCGGCGCGTCCTCGCGCATGTCCGGCGGGAGGAGATTCGGGATCCCGTCTTCGATCGGGTAGCTCTCGCCACACTCCGTACAGACCAGCGAGCCGGCGAGCACTTCCTCGTCGTCGCGCTCGTCGACTTCGAGGTCGAGCTCGTGCTTGTCGAGCGGACAGCAGATGATGTCCATCAGATCCTCCTTCATACACCCGTCTCCGGTCGGCGCTGTGAAAAACGTGCCGGGTGTCGACGGTCTAGAACGGTCGTTCGCAGACGATCGTCTCCTCGCGGCCGGGACCGACGCCGACCGCGTAGATCGGAACGTCGAGTTCGTCGCTGACGTACTCCAGGTAGGTCCGGGCCGTCTCCGGGAGCGCGTCGTAGCCCTCGTCGGCGACCGCGGCCCAGTCCTGCTCGTCCCACCCCTCGAAGCTCCGGTAGTTGACCGCACACTCGCCCCACCGTTCGGTCGTCGGGGGCATCGAGAGCAGTTCGTCGCCGTCGAGCGTGTAGGAGTGGCCGACCCGGATCTCGTCCAGTCCCGCGAGCGTGTCGACGTGGTTGACGACGATCCCGGTGAACCCGGAGGCCCGCGCGGCGTGGCGGAGCATGGGCATGTCGAGCCAGCCGACGCGGCGCGCGCGGCCGGTGACGGTGCCGTACTCGCCGCCCTCCTCGCGGATGTAGTGTGCCAGCTCCTCCTCGCTCTGGGGCTGGATAACGTCGTCCGAGAGATCCGGCGACTCGCTGGGCTCGTAGCCGGGCGTGTGGCCCTCGACGCCGGCCAGCTCCGTCGGGAGCGGGCCGGTGCCGACGCGTGAGAGGTAGGCCTTCACGATCCCGATGACTTCGCCCTGGCCGACCGTGGTCGGACCCAGGCCGGTCCCGGTACAG
Above is a genomic segment from Halomicrobium sp. LC1Hm containing:
- a CDS encoding CbiX/SirB N-terminal domain-containing protein, which gives rise to MQALVIAAHGSHLSAGSSTPTFDHADTIRAVSAFDEVRESFWKEEPHFREVLRTVDADEVYLVPLFISEGYFTEQVIPREFRLDEWDPALWDSDGTSADTATLTAEDTGQTIHYCGPAGTHDAMSDVIVQRAQSVTGDPDVGDGFGLAVVGHGTERNENSAKAIEYHADRIGERDRFDEVQALFMDEDPEIDDVTEYFESDDIVVVPLFVADGYHTEEDIPEDMGLTDDYRTGYDVPTTVDGHDIWYSGAVGTEPLMADVLLERAADAGADVGDAIQRVKSETGGAEASGD
- a CDS encoding methytransferase partner Trm112; this translates as MKEDLMDIICCPLDKHELDLEVDERDDEEVLAGSLVCTECGESYPIEDGIPNLLPPDMREDAPA
- a CDS encoding DR2241 family protein; this translates as MQGAHLDALVTTAADGIAFDGLVVEPDDGGYVVAVDGDSHTVETDEDLRRVATEYPAYVSNWHFWHASAPQKEDRWAFLRWIEGAEERTVPERYDALADGVTETWGQLQITARVDDGSRRYDIRHVDDAATDATLERYDDPLDARTLVKHDDDGKYRPLKTAPTLQTGWQFVDLDPANLVQTVEFVYPATVANWHRERTGDLDVNHWRETMERQSGIYGVVQTWDRGEGYEHVNWVAEACCDDSQCLKRREWEYDDETELDVDGGDGEFPCREPCSLVISAARRWTKLEGEQSQTYEFELTPSEKEQVERIVEAVADGETEAIREADVYDGANRYRTRFLRAKLFDDEGNLCGVETDAE